TCAACTACTTCCCGGGCGAAACTACGCTTCGCATGGCCGATGTCGTCATCATCAACAAAATGGACAGCGCCGCTCCGGAAGGCATTCAAACGGTGCGCGAAAACATCTACGCCATCAACCCGACCGCTGTGGTTGTGGACGCCGCCTCTCCCCTCACAGTGAGCGAACCCGGTCTGATTCGCGGCAAGCACGTGCTTGTTGTTGAAGACGGCCCGACCCTCAGTCACGGCAATATGAAAATCGGAGCCGGCACCGTCGCCGCACGCAAATTCGGCGCGGCCTCCTTCGTTGATCCGCGTCCGTTTGCCACAGGCAAGCTCAGACAAACCTTCGAAAGCTATCCGGAAATCGGCATGGTGCTTCCGGCCATGGGCTACGGCGAACAGCAAATGCGCGACCTCGAAGCCACCATCAACGCCTCCGACGCCGAAGTTGTCGTCATCGGCACCCCGATCGATCTCAGCCGCGTCATCGACATCCAAAAACCTGCGGTGCGCGTCACCTACGACCTGCAGGAAATCGGCAAACCCGACCTGCACGAAATCCTTGAAGCCTTCACCAAAAAACACCTCAGCCACGAACCCGCCTGAGCAAGCCGGTGAAGCAACAACCCTGAAGCCCGAATGTCATCCAAAACATTGGAAAGCGTTCGGGCTTTTTTATATCGTCCATTTGTGCCAGCCTTCACGGTGCTGAAAACCAGCCACAAGCCATGCCAGGTCTTTTATTTTTTGGGGGAAACTCCGTGAACATCACGGTCTTTCGGGGAAGATCAGAAACCCCAAATCAAAGATAGGTCCCTTGCTTTTTTGCCATAACGCCGCCAACCGCAGATCACCGCACAATATCCTGTATGAAAATTCCCCGGATCAGGCCGATCGATCACGAATCAAAATTTACAGAAGCAAACCCAATTAGAAATGTACTATTTGCACAAAACCCCCGCCTGGCAACAGCCCCGATTTTCAACCCAAGGCCCCAAGCCCTGAAAGGGTGATATACAGAAAGACGCAAAATCTTGCGTCTCCACACGGGTTTGTCACGGGCTGTACGCCCGGCCCGCAGGCGCACCCTCGGCGCGCGCGGGTATTTATGGGGGGCTGTGCCGATTGCTATAAACATTTAACTCCTTTGGAGTTAGGGCCGGGGCAGGTCGAGCACCGGTCATAGTAAATTACGACCAGGTAAAATGGTTTTGGCAATTTGGTAGCGCCATGCCTTGACAGGATACAGGTATAGAATGGCGGCACCATCCCGATTTTAGCGGCAGGACTCTCATTTGCGTGGTGTTTTGTGCCGCAATTTAAATGCTACCCAAACCCAAGCCCTGAAAGGGCGACATACCAAAGCACAGGGTGCAAACCCTGTGACTGGCGTAACCCAAACAAAAAGCCCTGAAAGGGCGGCATATCATCGGAGCGCGTATCAGCACGAGAGCACATCTACAGCAACAGCCCCAATCACGACCACCAACCTGCCCTGTAAGGGCAGCATGTGGGTAGAATACCAAACCCCATTCAAAAAAGCGTGCCGTAGGTACGCCATGTGCATTCGGGGTTTTGCTGTGCCACCATGTGCGGGTCGGCCTCCCGGGTGGTTTAATAATCTGGCCCATTAAATACATGCGGGTTTTGCGGATAATTCGGAATTGACGCGGGTTTGCGCGGATTTTTTTTTGCGCAGCCACCGACCAAAAATCCCGGTTCCAACAAATGAGCACTTCATCTCAAAGATCAGCTTAGCTGCTAAACACTTGTTATTACACAAAAACCCGCAAACACACCGGGCTATTGCAGCCGGGCACGCATGCGGGTTTCTTAACTATAAATCGGAAACAGGCACTATCTGCTCAAACCACTACCGCTGAATCCACCACAGGTAGGAAAGGAAGAACATCAGAATCATCATAAGTACAAAGAGTACTGCAACGATAACATTGGCTATATCATAGCCTTTTATCTCGCGCTTAATTACACCGTCGCGTACTTCAAACGTACGCTCGTTTCCTTCTTTGTCTTTGATGCGGATTTCCGCATTCAGAATATCTTCAACGAAATCCCCCGCCGATGGTCCGCCGGTAGACTGCTGCCGGATTTTATAGTTGCCGTAGGTAATTGCTTCCATGAGAAAATGAATTGGATTCGGGATAAAAACAGGCTATCTGCGCGGCAGATAAGCACATACTATATATTGAGATACATAAATTATAATTTAGCTATTGTGATTATAAAATCAAACAGTTGAAGGTTCTTTAAGCGGAGAAAACCGCAACAATCATCACACTATCCGGCAGAAATGACGGCTTCCTGCCCTGCACTGCAAATCATTTTTAACTGACTGCACAGTACAAGCCTTGTCCGGTTCATCCCCTACCGGGCAGAGAAAACAATCAGGCCCGCTGCGCTACTCAGTTTTCCGCGGTGTAGCGCTTGAAGAATTCAATCATGCGAAGCAGCCGGTCTTTGCGGTGATGGACGTTTCCGGAGCGCGAGAGTTCATGATCTGCGCCGGGGTAGCGGATAAATTCGACATCCCGCTCCAGTACCTTCAGCGCTTTGTACATCATTTCGCTTTGACTCACCCCGGTCCGCAAATCTACATCTCCATGCAGGATAAGCAGCGGCGTTCGGATCTGATGCACATGGGTGAAGGGGGAATCGTGCCGGAGCACCCGCTGCACATCGGATTCCCAGGGGAATCCGCCGAAGCGGTCCGGTACAAGGCGCCAGGCGTTGCCTTCCCCGAAGAAAGTGCTCAGTTCGTACACCCCGCGCTGCGCGGCAGCCGCAACAAAGCGATGATCTTTGGCAATAACATAGGCAACGAGATATCCGCCGTATGAGCCGCCGGTAATTACAAGCTGATCGGTATCAATCCAGCTATACTGCCTTGCAGCTGCATCGAGTGAACCAAGCACGTCGTTCATCGGACCGATGCCCCAATCCCGGTGATTGGCCCGCTGAAAGTCGTAGCCGTAACCGCCCGACCCCCGCGGATTTGAAAAAACGATGCCAAAGCCATGGGCGGTAAACAGCTGAAACTCATGCCACATACTTGCTTCGCCCGTTCCCCACATGGCACTCGGACCGCCGTGTATTTGCAGCAGGGTCGGGAAGCGCTGTCCCGGCTCATAGTTGGCCGGCTTCATGACCCAGTATTCAATTTCGAGCCCTTCGCTGTTGGTGAAGGTGTGTTTCACAGGTTCAGAAAGCTGACGCCCGGCAATCCAGCTGTGATTGTGATCGCTTATGCGGCGGGGGTTTTCCGCATTAAGGGTAGCGGTGTAGAGTTCGAACGGGTTTTCCCAGCTTGTGAGTACATACACCAGCACGCCGCGGTTGAGATCAAAGGCGCGCACCCCAGTTTCGGTATCTGTTATACGCTGCGCTTCGCCGGTTCGGGCATTAATCCGGAACAGCGGAAAGCCACCGTTTTTGGGTGCTGTTGCGTAGAGGTTGTTGCTGTCGCGGCTCCAGGTCATGTTGCCGAGATTGCGGTCTACATCCATCCCAATATAGCGGGTAGTATTGCTGCGCAGGTCATGAACTCCCATGTATGCCTGATTGTACCCGCGCTCGCTGTTATCGAATACGCGAAATGCGATCAGGCGCCCGTCAGCAGAGGGCAACGGATTGCTGTAGCTGAAGCTTGGCGTACCCAGCATGCGCGCGGGCTCCGGTTCGTGGATATTCAGGGTATAGATATATGAATCCCGCACACGGTCAGGGTGCTGAGCCGTTTGCATATTGCCGGACAATACGATGTTCTGATCATCCCACATCCAGGCGGCACCGCTGAAGCTATGGAAGCCGGTATGCAGCGTAAGCGCCCGGGGCTCAGCGCGCGGACGATCATCCATGACGAACCAGTGCGTGTAGCTCCGTTCAGGACTGAGACGGCGTTCTCCCTGAAAATCGAGCCGGTTCAGCACCGCCGGACTGTTTTCCCGCTCATTCTGATCGAGCCAGGCGCGAATCTCTTCCAGGCTTCCGTCGGGATCCGGAGTGATGGTGTGATTGCGCGGCAGCGGATCAATGC
This genomic stretch from Cyclonatronum proteinivorum harbors:
- a CDS encoding S9 family peptidase — its product is MKLYATNLFLRCMLVVLLSAVLSLPVTGIAAADSDQRVRTTDLTRIQQLTQVSVSPDGTHALYVVRSVVPQDDSYGYVNQIWMVRIDEEGHQPVQLTRHPAGASQPAWHPDNERIAFTRTIDGTSQIYVMSLRGGEAVPYTQAEQGAANPVWSSDGSMLLFSSTYSHSELLAKDAFRQGPAWPVEKPGIDPLPRNHTITPDPDGSLEEIRAWLDQNERENSPAVLNRLDFQGERRLSPERSYTHWFVMDDRPRAEPRALTLHTGFHSFSGAAWMWDDQNIVLSGNMQTAQHPDRVRDSYIYTLNIHEPEPARMLGTPSFSYSNPLPSADGRLIAFRVFDNSERGYNQAYMGVHDLRSNTTRYIGMDVDRNLGNMTWSRDSNNLYATAPKNGGFPLFRINARTGEAQRITDTETGVRAFDLNRGVLVYVLTSWENPFELYTATLNAENPRRISDHNHSWIAGRQLSEPVKHTFTNSEGLEIEYWVMKPANYEPGQRFPTLLQIHGGPSAMWGTGEASMWHEFQLFTAHGFGIVFSNPRGSGGYGYDFQRANHRDWGIGPMNDVLGSLDAAARQYSWIDTDQLVITGGSYGGYLVAYVIAKDHRFVAAAAQRGVYELSTFFGEGNAWRLVPDRFGGFPWESDVQRVLRHDSPFTHVHQIRTPLLILHGDVDLRTGVSQSEMMYKALKVLERDVEFIRYPGADHELSRSGNVHHRKDRLLRMIEFFKRYTAEN